A stretch of DNA from Methanoplanus endosymbiosus:
ACAGAGTTATTTCAGGGCTAAGAACGGCATACTGGACATTGTATGTGAGAAGATAATTTAATCTCAATTTATTATTATTTTGTTCAAAATATTTTTTATATTCGCCTGCGTGTGTGGGTTAGATCTCAGGATTTTTTCAGATAACTCATTAATCAGATGAAAACCAATACTATGCGGATATTTAATGCAAAGTTTACTTGGTTTTAAAGAAAGAAGATATATTGAAGAATTAAGGATTATTACAAGATCAACTGCTCTTGACTGTGTTATTGATGAAGCCTTTGACAGAATAATATATGTAATAAAAAAAGGTGATATGGGCATTGCAATAGGCAAAAACGGTGCTAATATCAAAAAGCTTCAGAAGATACTTGGCAGAAGAATTGAGATGGTTGAACATGATGAGGAGATCTGCTGTTTTGTCAGCAATATTCTCAAGCCTGCTGTTGTAAAAGATCTTTCTGAGGATGAGGGGGGCAATGTTATGATCTCGGTCATATCAAGGTCAGATCTTGGCATTGCAATAGGTAAGGGCGGTTGTAATGTTGAAAAAGCAAGAATCCTTATACAGAGATATTTTGGAAAAAGTATAGGTGAGATACGTCTTGTCACGGAGGTGTAATGTGAGAACTGAAATATTTGATGAATTATGGCAGATTATGTGTGATCGGGAAGTTAATCCTCCTGAGAAAAGTTATATTGTTGATATTCTCCGTCACAGGAAGGGTGTCGATAAAGCTCTTGAAAAGGTTGGAGAGGAATCTGCGGAGTTTATTATTGCAGCTAAGAATTCGGATTATGATCAGAAGGTCTATGAGGCGGCTGATCTCTTCTTCCATCTTATGCTTGCATTAAAGAGCATCGGGGTTGAGTTTGAGGATGTTATCTCTGAACTTGAATCCCGCAGGAAGTAATTTTTACTCTCATTTTTTAATTTTTCATAGTCAGAATCTGAAATAATTCTGTGCCTTTACGGTTTTTGTGTGCAGATTTTTTTTCTGGAATCTGAAAGTATTTTTAAAATCATTTTTTGTGAAATTTTTCTGATAGTTATCTGGTTTTAGCAGGCAATTTGCGCGAGTGATCAAAATGTCATGGAAAAACGCCGTTCTGCCGTTTTTTTGTTACGGATGATTGGGTTTTTCCTGAAAATTCTATCATTTCCTGCAAGGGTTTATATGTGGCGGCATACAACATTGTAAGGCCGAAGTATTACGGGAACAGACGCCTCAGGGTGGCTGTAACGTTTAATTCGGGAGTCCTGTGAGTTTTTTCACAGGGTGAATGTAAAGCTAAGATGGATTCGCTGAGATATGCTTTCCTCTGCTTTTTGTAAATCGTAAAACAATGTGTTTATATAACAATAAACCTAACATTGTTACCTCGATTCTTAGATGGAGAACCGAAAGCACCCGGATGGGGGTGTCGGTTCTGACGTTGGCACTGACAATGCGGAAATTTGTTTAATAACCGCTAATTCCTTTTAGATAAACTAGTGAAAAATCAATAGTGTGCCGAAGTGTAAGTACTTCAAACAATTAATTCTGGTTGATCCTGCCAGAGGTCACTGCTATCGGGGTTCGATTAAGCCATGCGAGTTGAGAGGGTTAAGACCCTCGGCAGACTGCTCAGTAACACGTGGATAACCTGCCCTAAGGTGGAGGATAACCCCGGGAAACTGGGGATAATACTCCATAGGTTAAAGATACTGGAATGTTCTTTAACCGAAAGTTCCGGCGCCTTAGGATGGATCTGCGGCCGATTAGGTTGTTGTTGGGGTAGTGGCCCAACAAGCCTGTAATCGGTACGGGTTGTGGGAGCAAGAGCCCGGAGATGGAATCTGAGACACGATTCCAGGCCCTACGGGGCGCAGCAGGCGCGAAAACTTTACAATGCAGGAAACTGTGATAAGGGAACCCCGAGTGCCCGTATATGCGGGCTGTCCGGATGTCTAAAAAGCATCCGAAGAAAGGGCCGGGCAAGACCGGTGCCAGCCGCCGCGGTAATACCGGCGGCTCGAGTGGTGGCCACTTTTATTGGGCTTAAAGCGTTCGTAGCTTGAATAATAAGTCTCTTGGGAAATCTGCAGGCTTAACCTGCAGGCGTTTAAGAGAAACTGTTGTTCTAGGAACCGGAAGAGGTGAGAGGTACTCCGGGGGTAGGAGTGAAATCCTGTAATCCCCGGGGGACCACCGATGGCGAAGGCATCTCACCAGGACGGCTTCGACAGTGAGGAACGAAAGCTGGGGGAGCGAACCGGATTAGATACCCGGGTAGTCCCAGCCGTAAACGATGTGCGTTAGGTGTGCCGGTGACCACGAGTCTCCGGGGTGCCGAAGGGAAACCGTGAAACGTACCGCCTGGGAAGTACGGTCGCAAGGCTGAAACTTAAAGGAATTGGCGGGGGAGCACCACAACGGGTGGAGCCTGCGGTTTAATTGGACTCAACGCCGGAAATCTCACCGGATAAGACAGCGGAATGATAACCAGGTTGAAGACTTTGTTTGACCAGCTGAGAGGAGGTGCATGGCCGTCGTCAGTTCGTACTGTGAAGCATCCTGTTTAGTCAGGCAACGAGCGAGACCCACGCCAACAGTTGCCAGCATGTTCTCCGGAATGATGGGGACACTGTTGGGACCGCCTCTGCTAAAGAGGAGGAAGGAATGGGCAACGGTAGGTCAGCATGCCCCGAATTATCCGGGCTACACGCGGGCTACAATGGTCAGGACAATGGGTAACGGCACTGAGAAGTGTAGTCAATCCCCTAAACCTGTCCCAAGTTCGGATTGTGGGCTGCAACTCGCCCACATGAAGCTGGAATCCGTAGTAATCGCGTTTCAACATAGCGCGGTGAATACGTCCCTGCTCCTTGCACACACCGCCCGTCAAACCACCCGAGTGAGGTTTGGATGAGGCTGTGGTTTATTGCCGCAGTCGAATCTAGGTTTCGCAAGGGGGGTTAAGTCGTAACAAGGTAGCCGTAGGGGAATCTGCGGCTGGATCACCTCCTAACGAAATATCGTGAGGGGTAATTAGCGGTTATTAAACAAACTGTAAAATTGTCAGTGTTAACATAGACAAAAAGCAGAGGGCTCATAGCTCAGCTGGAAGAGCGCGGCGTTTGCAACGCCGAGGCCGGGGGTTCAAATCCCCCTGGGTCCATAGCCGTAAAGTCTAACTTTACGGCTTTTCAATGCACCCGTTGATGTGAATCGACGGGGAAGGGCTGAGAGTCAGTAAGGACTCTTTGAGGCCGTGTATAGGTATTCACACAACGACGTTAAATGGATTTTAACGGTTAAACCGATAAAATGCTGAATTACGTTCTGCCTGTCAGTGAATGGCTCGGTTCGAGTGCCGACGAAGGGCGTGCCAAGCTGCGATAAGCTCCGGGAAGACGCAAGGATTCTATGATCCGGAGATACCCTAATGGGACATCCTGTGACATTAAGTCACGATCGGTAACGATCGGTAACCCCCCGAATTGAAACATCTCAGTAGGGGGAGGAAGAGAAATCAAACGAGATGTCGTTAGTAAAGGCGATCGAAAACGACAGAGTTCAAACTGAATCCCAGCAATGGGAGATGTGGTGTTGATAGGCCCACTGTTTTTGTGAGATATGAAGTGGAATTTGTTCTGAAAAGTCAAACCAAAGAGGGTGACAGTCCCCTACACGTAAATCTCTCACATATATGTGGTGTCCTGAGTAGCGCGGGTTGGAATTCTCGCGTGAATCCGGGGGTCATCAACCTCCAAAACTAAATACTCCTCGAAACCGATAGTGTAATAGTAGCGTGAGCGAAAGCTGAAAAGTAACCCTGAAAAGGTGGTTAAAAGTGCCTGAAACTGGCAGGCGATGGTGTGTTATGGCGTTAAAGGATCTTTACCGCGAAAGAATCAGCCGCGAGGCTGTAGTATGGGCGGTATTGCCAGCGTCATAACTTACGTTTTGAAGAACGGGCCAGAGAGTTTATTCTGTCGGCGAGGTTAACCCTGCGGGAAGCCGAAGCGAAAGCGACAGGTTCGTAGTGCCTTACGGCACATGGGACGACGTATTAAAAGTGCGTGAAGTCGGCAGGATAAGACCCGAAGCCTAGTGATCTATGCGTGGGCAGGCTGAAGCGTGACGAAAGTTGCGTGGAGGGCCGAAGCGGTATTGATATGCAAATCATTCGTGTGACCTGCGTATAGGGGTGAAAGGCCAATCGAACTAGGCATCCGCTGGTTCCTCTCGAAACATGCCGTAGCATGACCTGGATGGAGATAGACGGTGAGGTAGAGCACTGATTGTGGGAGTTGGGGAAGAAATTCCTTACCCTGCTGTCAAACTCCGAATTCCCCGTCATCTGAGAAGTCCGGAAGTCCGCACTGCGGGGTAAGCTTGTAGTGCGTAAGGGAGACAACCCAGACCGTGGTTAATGTCCCTGAGTGTAGGTTAAGTGTAAACACTAAATGAGGTCCCAGGCCAAAAACAACTGGAAGGTGAGCTTAGAAGCAGCTACCCTTTAAAAAGTGCGTAACAGCTTACCAGTCTAGGTTTGGGGCGCAGAAAATGGACGGGGCTCAAACCTACCACAGATACCACGGACCATATATTAATATGATGGCGTAGAGAGGCGTTCTGCATGGGCAGAAGCAGGGGTGTAAGCTCCTGTGGACCGTGCAGAAATGAGAATTCTGGCATTAGTAGAAGCATTAGATGGGTGAGAATCCCATCCGCCGGAGGGGCTAGGTTTCCTCGACAATGTTCGTCAGTCGAGGGTTAGTCGGTCCTAAGGTGTATCGTAACTCGAGTACGTCGAAAGGGAAACAGGTTAATATTCCTGTACCATCGGCCAATAATCCTGACGCTTCGGGATATGCTGTGCAGGGCCGTCGCCCTGTTTAATCGTATAAGCTCCTGGAGAACCGCAATGGTGAGAATTGAGTGAAAGCGTGATGAAGTAATACAGCAAATTCCTGGAGCCCGTGAAAAGGGGGCCAGATGACCGTACCGAGATCTGACACAGGTGCCCCTGGCTGAGAAGGCCAAGGCGTATCGGTTTAATTGTGTTTAGGGAACTCGGCAAAATAGCTCCGTAACTTTGGAATAAGGAGTGCCTGCTTGGAGATCAAGCAGGTCGCAGTGACTCGGGGACTCCGACTGTCTAATAACAACATAGCAGACTGCAACTCGGAAACGACTAGTATAGTCTGTGATTCCTGCCCAGTGCGGGCATCTGAAAACCGGGTACAACCGGACGAAGGACCCGTAAACGGCGGGGGTAACTATGACCCTCTTAAGGTAGCGTAGTACCTTGTCGCTTAATTGGCGACTTGCATGAATGGATTAACGAGAGTCCTACTGTCCCAAACACAAGTCCGTTGAACATTTTATCCTAGTGCAGAGGCTAGGGACCCCATATGGGAAGTGAAGACCCCGTGGAGCTTTACTGCAGCCTGTCGTTGTGTTACGGTATTCCTTGCGCAGAGTAGATGGGAGACTTTGATCCTGCCCTTGTGGGGGCAGGTTAGTCGCAATCTGAGACACCATCCTTGGTTTACTGTAACACTAACTCGTTTACGAGGACATCGGTAGGTAGGCAGTTTGGGTGGGGCGCCACACCCTCGAAAAGGTATCAAGGGTGCCCCAAGGTCAACTCATGTGAGTCAGAAACTCACAGAAGAGTGTCAAGAGCAAAAGTTGGCCTGACGCTGATACGAATAGCAAGTATCTGCGAGAGGAAACTCGGGTCTAACGAACCAATACGCGCTTTTGATGAGTGCTATTGACGACAGAAAAGCTACCCCGGGGATAACAGAGTCGTCGCCGGCAAGAGCACATATCGACCCGGCGGCTTGCTACCTCGATGTCGGTTCTTTCCATCCTGGCTGTGCAGCAGCAGCCAAGGGTGAGGTTGTTCGCCTATTAATGGGGATCGTGAGCTGGGTTTAGACCGTCGTGAGACAGGTCGGTTACTATCTATATGGGGTGTCGGGAGTCTGAAGGTAAGATGGAAATAGTACGAGAGGAACTTTCCGTCGTCGCCACTGGTAGACCGGTTGTCCGACAGGGCAATGCCGGGTGGCTACGCGATAAGGGATAAAAGCTGAAAGCATCTAAGCTTGAAACCTGACCTGAAAAGAGACTCCGTCACAGGACGCGGGTAGAAGACCCGTTTGATAGACCTGGGATGTACGCACGAAGGCAACGACGTGTTCAGTCCACAGGTACTAAAGTCCGATAATTCGGCAACGGAAACATTACTTAACCGTTAAAATCCAGACGAAATCGTTGTGTGAATGCCAATATGCCGGATAATTGCAGACAATAATTCAGGTTCATGACCTGATGTCCGGTCTGTGATTGCGGCCATAGCGGCGGGGAAACACCCGGACTCATCTCGAACCCGGCAGTTAAGCCCGCCCACGTTGGGTGCTGTACTAAGATACGAGAGTTCTTGGGAACCACCTAACGCTGCAATTGCTCATGTGAGTGATTGTCTCTTCTGAAAAGTTATTATGTCAGTGTAAGCGTTAAAATACTGTTAATATTGACTCTGTTCTTTATTAATCTGAGATTGTCAACGGCGTTTTAATTTTATTTAGTTGTCAGTACAGTTTTTATAATCTATAATTTTACTCGGAATATCTTCTAAAATTCAGTGTTAAGCTATTTTAATTGATAACTAACTTGAAATATTATCGGGTTTATTTAACTATATGACTGTAAGAATCCATGAACAGAAAAATGCAATTGAAAGGATAAACCAGATTTTAAAATCCGAAAGTGAATTTACTCTCATTGCCGGTGAACTGAATTCTTTGGGTTTTATACAGGTTTCAGGTACTGATAATCCTGCTTCTTTTGAGAACCGGGATTTGGAACTATATGTCAGGATGTATTCTGAAAGTGATAACTCTGTCAAAAGATATGAACTTTTGACATTTGAAGAGATTGAGAAGGAATTAAATAATAAACAATGAGAAAAGATCTGTTTTCCTAAAAAAACAGTCAATATTTTAATATTAATCTGAATGATACATTGAGCATACTTAATCTTATATGGCATCCTGGACTTTCTGAGAGTCGTGATCTGTGTCTTAGTTATATGATATGCCCTGTTTTGTATGAATGCCTCTTTTATCTTTGCAGATCCGGATGAGGCGTGGGTAATTGAGATGTGTGGGGGAAACCTGAGTGAGACGGAAAGTCTGTGGGTTGCTAAAAAAGTTCCTGACGGTACAGTATTTGCTGCTTCAAATATATTCCGCATACGTGATATTGAACCTGGTAATCCCGATATTCTGTATTCCAAAAATCTGTTTGAGGTAGCAGAAAAGAATGGCTGGTGGTCTGCGCAGAATAAAACACTTGACTGGCTGAATACTGTAAGTAATGGAGAATATTCTCATCCGTATTATTCGTTGTCAAGAATATGGAGTATTTACAACCGTATTTCTCCTTCACAGAATTTTAGCCCGTATGTTGAAGATTCTTTTAGTCGTGAGTACCCGTTCTCCGTTTCTCCGGATCATCTGTTAAATGATACTGAAATATTTTCTATATTCAGGGATCATTATGAAGGTACGGTTTTTGATCTGACAACCGGAATCGCAGCCGGACCTTATGGAGATCCTTACAGAATACGTGGAGAATTTGATTCACATACAGACTTTAAAGATGGAGAGATCCGTCCGGGTGCATGGCCAAGGCCAATATCTGCATATTACTGTGCCTACAGTTATGTTACAGAGAGTAGAAGAGAAATGTCTTATCCGGTTGGGGGTCTTTGCTGGTTTGGATTTGCACAACCCTCTGAAAGCTGCTATACTCCGCTTTATGTCGGTACAAATGCCCTTCCTGAATCTTTTGAAAACGGGAACCGGTCACAATACAACAGAAACAGTGCATGGTGGTCGTTTAATTTTGTGACCAACTGGGCAAGGCTTCAGTACTCATATATCTTTCCGGAAATAAAGGAGGAACAACAGAAACATGAAAATCTCTTCCTGTTAAGGCAGGCTGAAATTGAGGAGGAGGCCCTGGAAATTCTTAACCGTGAGGGAGAAGATGCCTGTAAAGAATATCTCACTTCATATACTGTTGATACTGCCGAAGATCTTGTATCATCCTGGTGGAATCTCTCTGATTCTCTGGTAGTATCATATACAAACGGGGGAATATACGATCCTGTAAGTAAAAATACAGCATATCCTGGTTATCCTGACTGGTGGTATCAGGATGCCGGATATCAGTACGGACCAAGAATCTATGACATGAACGGGCTTGATAGTACTCCTGATCTTGTATATGTTAATGAGACAGTTTATACGACACCGGGTAGTGAGTATGAATATATTCTTGAGCATCAGACTGCTGAAAATTGCAGCTGAATAAATCATTTTCTTTTTTTTGAGTGTAATCGAATTTTGTTGATGTTATTTTTTATCGGGATGGCTGTGTAATATTTACCGGGGATTTATAATTGCTGATATGCGCCGGATGTACCATATTCGGGAAAAAAATATTCCGTCTGGAAAAAACTGTGAATTACATAGAGTTAACTGGTTTTTTGCCGGCATTATTTCAGATTAAAACCGGCAGCTATTAATTTATGGACTTCCTATGTTTGTAAGCACAATGCCAAGGTGGCGGAGCGGCCACGCGGCTGCCTGCAGAGCAGCTATACTCCAGTTCAAATCTGGACCTTGGCTTCGCGAAATTTCTTAACTGAAATCAGCGGATTTTTTGGGATTTATCCCTTAAATTGCGGCCATAGCGGCGGGGCAACACCCGGACTCATCTCGAACCCGGCAGTTAAGCCCGCCCACGTTGAATGCTGTACTAAGATACGAGAGTTCTTGGGAACCACTCAGCGCTGCAATTTTCTGAAGTATTATGTGACTCTTTTAAGTAACATTTCTGATGCTCTATTCTTAGATCAGCCTGTTGTAACCTTTTAGTCTCTTAATCTTGTTTTTAAAAAAATCTACCGTAGTCCGTAGATATTGCTGAATTAATATTCCTGCTTATATCTGCTCATTGAAAACTTTATTCTAATTGGGATGTTTATATTTACCTGAGATATTTATGCTGTTACTTTCCGGAGGAGCGTTTAAACCTTATGTATGGTCATTATAGCTATCCGTTTTCCATAGAGTCTGGTGGAATAAAGATCGATGTTACAGAGGAGAATGGTCTTTATTTATACCGCAGGGAATGCTGTGGTGAAGTGCATGATAATTATATTCAGGCAAAAAACGGAAGTATAATAATTAATCCTGTAGAACCTGTTAATCTCCCATCTTCTGTAACAAGTCTTCTTCAGGTTAAATTCAAAAATCTGGTTGTCGAACCTCAGTCTGTAGTACTGTTCTATCTCACATTTCCCATTGAAATTGGTGTTTTTTTGCATGCCGGAAAAAATACTGAGTTAATTGATGTTTTTTCAGTAAATGAGCAGAAATATTCTTTGTATGGATCTCCCACAAAAGGAACAATTGTCAGTTATCGTGAGAGTGATATTTACAGGACCATTCCTGAGACTGATATATTTAAAGACGGAGTTCTTTCTCTTACTCTAATAAACTCCGGAAAAGATATTGCAAATGTTTCATCTTCGGTTTTTGACGGATGGGGCATGAAATTATACTATAATGATAACTGTGTCTCAATGGTGGCAGAAATGAATCTCCTTCATAATAATACTGCTGAGACAACATTTCTCAATGTTCCTTTAATTGTCGGGATGAATAAGTCATATGAGATCTATACCTCAAGAAAGATTTCGGTTACTAAAAAGTCATTTCTGATGGAGCTTGGTTATTGATGATGGAGAATCTGACTGGCATGGTCTCTTCCTGGAATATATCCGGTACCGGGGTGACGGTATATGAACTGTTTTTATTTATTCTGATTATTGTAGTCTCCTTTGCCCTGGGTCAGATAATATCAAAAAAACTGAGAAAAGATATATCCGGTAAAATTCCGGTTAATGATCGTGAACTATTAATAAAAATCGTATATTTTACAATACTGACTGTCGGCCTTATTACAGCCCTGCCGTATATAGATGTTGATCTCTCCGGAATTTTATTTGCCGGCGGAATAATTGGTATTATCATTGGTTTTGCCGGACAGAACCTTTTTTCAAATTTCATCTCCGGAATTGTAATATTTATAGAAAGACCGATAAAAATTGGTGATAATGTGGGTGTCGGTGATGTCCTGGGCACTGTTGAGGATATCAGAATTCTTTCTACAATAATTAAGACTTATGACGGTATTTACACCCGTATTCCTAATCTCACGATATTTTCGTCTAATATCACAAACTATGTTGCCAACGTGGCAAGACGGTTTGAATATTCGGTTGAGATAAGATACAGGGATGATGCAGAACTTGCAATGTCGGTTATAAAAGGTGTAATTGACAGCCATCCTTTTGCCTTAAAATATCCTAAACCAGTGGTATTTGTTGACCGGCTGGGGCAGAACGGAGTTGTGATTATTGTAAAAATCTGGGCACCGTCCTCTGTCTGGTGGGATGTCAGGAGAGAACTGCTGCAAAAGATAAAGCTTGCAGTTGAAGCAGAAGGCGTAGAGATACCCTTCCCTCAGAGAACTGTGTGGTTTCCGGAAAAAAATCCTGTTTTTTCTGAAAAATAGATATTTTTTTCTTTTGGGTTATGGATTATAATCTCTGGAAAAATGAGAATCCCGGATAATATTATATCTGTTTTATTTTAATTATTAAGGGTTCTTTACTATTTTTTTGTCACTCTTTTTGTCACTCAGATAGATTATATCCAGGAGATATCGCTCCGGTTGCCTTTGTTTTTGCCGGTTTCTTCTTTTTTCCTGTTGTTATTTGATTTTTGCTCTGTATTTATCTCTTCTAAATTATTCTCTCTTTTGCTGCCTGAGGTTTCCTGATCAAATATATTGCCATTTATATTATCATTCTTCCGGGTGTTTCTTTCATTTCTTCCGGAAATCTCGCCTCTGATCTTAACACCTCCTGAGAGGAGTTCCTTTGGTCCTGGGTTGCTGCCAATTTTAACACCTCCTGAGAGAAGTTCCTTTGGTTTTTTTATCCCTCCTGAAAGTCTCATATTGTCCGACAGAAGTTCCTTTGGTCTTGTATTGCTGCCAATTTTAACACCGTCAGAGAGAAGTTCCTTTGGTTTTTTGATCTTACTTCCGACTTTAAAATTCCCGCTGTCCTTAGGGACAATATTCTGCCTTACAGATATTATTCTGCCTGAAATTGAATTGTCATTGGCTTTTTTTACCTTTGCAACCGAAATTACGCTGCCTGCAAATGCACTGTCATTTGGCCTCTGTTTGGACCCTGCAGATAAACTTCCTCCGGCGAATGAATTCTCAGACGGCCTCTGTTTGGACCCCGCAGATAAACTTCCTCCCCCGAATGAATTCTCAGACGGTCTCTGTTTGGATCCCGCAGATAAATTTCCTCCTCCAAATGAATTTTCAGACGGCCTCTGTTTGGATCCTGCTGAGAAATTTCCGGTTGAAAAAGATCTGTCATTTGCTTTAAAAGCTGTACTGCCAATGCTTATCTTTTCACCAACTCTTGCGACATCGCTCTTCTCTCTTGGCATCTGCGGGCCTTTGATGCCGCCAACTTCGAATATACGATCCTTTGGTGCTTTGCCGAGACTGACATCTGTCATTCTGGTCATATCAGCAATATTTTTGTCAGCCCTTCCCGGAAGGGATATCCCTGAATCTTCTGTATTTTCCCTTTTTTTATTATTTTTGACTTTAATCCGGTTGTCCTTATTATTTATCTCACTTTTATCTGATGAACTTCCTTTTTTTATGGAATCTTCCCTATATCTGGAAAGCTCTTTTTTTAATTCCTCATATTCCTCACGTTTGACATAATCTATTGAGGTAAGAGGATAATTTTCCGGTTCATAACTTCGGGATCTTTCTTCTTCGTATCTTTCCGGTTCATCGTCTTCAAGAAGTTCATTAAATGAATATCCTCTGGTGCAGCCGTTATTGTCTTCCTCTTCTACAATCTGAATCAGGTTAATGTTTTTATCCTCAAAGAATTCCACAATGTTGAGAGATTCTGTATAATCACTCTCATTATTTTCATTTACATAACTCATATCTTTAATAACCTCTTCTGCTTCGATGATTGGTGGATGGATCTCTTCGTCATTAATTGTCTCCGGAGGTTTTGAAGAAAAACCTCCGTCTATAAGCTCCCAGACATCGTCATCAGGATCCCCTTTATAATATTCCTCATCATCGGTCTCTTCATTATGTGGTATATCATCATCCTGCTCTGTTTTGGACCGGTTACTGATCTCATACAGATCAAAAGATTCTTCCTGACAACTTTCATCTTCAGAATCTTCTGTTCCGGCATTATCACTGTTTAAAAGCAGATTTATCTCTTCATCCATCAGTATTCTGCTCTCAGCATATTCTCTCTCTCTCTGCTCAGTTTCTTCCTTATATTCTTCACTTAACTGCTTTATTTCCTCAAGGCGCGGGATATTCTGAATTCCTGAGAGCATAATGATGATGCCTACATATTTTGTGGATCTTACAGGG
This window harbors:
- a CDS encoding NusA-like transcription termination signal-binding factor → MQSLLGFKERRYIEELRIITRSTALDCVIDEAFDRIIYVIKKGDMGIAIGKNGANIKKLQKILGRRIEMVEHDEEICCFVSNILKPAVVKDLSEDEGGNVMISVISRSDLGIAIGKGGCNVEKARILIQRYFGKSIGEIRLVTEV
- the hisE gene encoding phosphoribosyl-ATP diphosphatase — its product is MCDREVNPPEKSYIVDILRHRKGVDKALEKVGEESAEFIIAAKNSDYDQKVYEAADLFFHLMLALKSIGVEFEDVISELESRRK
- a CDS encoding C69 family dipeptidase yields the protein MNASFIFADPDEAWVIEMCGGNLSETESLWVAKKVPDGTVFAASNIFRIRDIEPGNPDILYSKNLFEVAEKNGWWSAQNKTLDWLNTVSNGEYSHPYYSLSRIWSIYNRISPSQNFSPYVEDSFSREYPFSVSPDHLLNDTEIFSIFRDHYEGTVFDLTTGIAAGPYGDPYRIRGEFDSHTDFKDGEIRPGAWPRPISAYYCAYSYVTESRREMSYPVGGLCWFGFAQPSESCYTPLYVGTNALPESFENGNRSQYNRNSAWWSFNFVTNWARLQYSYIFPEIKEEQQKHENLFLLRQAEIEEEALEILNREGEDACKEYLTSYTVDTAEDLVSSWWNLSDSLVVSYTNGGIYDPVSKNTAYPGYPDWWYQDAGYQYGPRIYDMNGLDSTPDLVYVNETVYTTPGSEYEYILEHQTAENCS
- a CDS encoding DUF432 domain-containing protein — its product is MYGHYSYPFSIESGGIKIDVTEENGLYLYRRECCGEVHDNYIQAKNGSIIINPVEPVNLPSSVTSLLQVKFKNLVVEPQSVVLFYLTFPIEIGVFLHAGKNTELIDVFSVNEQKYSLYGSPTKGTIVSYRESDIYRTIPETDIFKDGVLSLTLINSGKDIANVSSSVFDGWGMKLYYNDNCVSMVAEMNLLHNNTAETTFLNVPLIVGMNKSYEIYTSRKISVTKKSFLMELGY
- a CDS encoding mechanosensitive ion channel family protein, with product MMENLTGMVSSWNISGTGVTVYELFLFILIIVVSFALGQIISKKLRKDISGKIPVNDRELLIKIVYFTILTVGLITALPYIDVDLSGILFAGGIIGIIIGFAGQNLFSNFISGIVIFIERPIKIGDNVGVGDVLGTVEDIRILSTIIKTYDGIYTRIPNLTIFSSNITNYVANVARRFEYSVEIRYRDDAELAMSVIKGVIDSHPFALKYPKPVVFVDRLGQNGVVIIVKIWAPSSVWWDVRRELLQKIKLAVEAEGVEIPFPQRTVWFPEKNPVFSEK
- a CDS encoding tubulin/FtsZ family protein; protein product: MKILAVGLGGAGSRIVDQLYYQDRRSSVSCISSVVIDVDGNLLNQLKNLPNDCKIFFPAIDPDVHYDTRSTVDIKEIMAQIKKLDNLDIDAILVFTGLGGSLSDIIPEITEEIRKAYYEPVFAVCTLPYHNEGKRIAAKAADDIKKIEKFVDGIILFDNETWYRKIKASYETSVDDEGKSHIRQAAYAKIFPDNPRDLYKLLNDKISRQIGLLLRAGEFNESGVEYAEVVLDAGEVLNTLKDNGITAIGYAIEELPRNRFDPLQKLRPESYFSDGSHKRATRIVSLAKKAVYEEISIPCDLTSAYKALILIAGPSKELSMKGFQTVRKWIDSSIAGLEMRSGDYPVRSTKYVGIIIMLSGIQNIPRLEEIKQLSEEYKEETEQREREYAESRILMDEEINLLLNSDNAGTEDSEDESCQEESFDLYEISNRSKTEQDDDIPHNEETDDEEYYKGDPDDDVWELIDGGFSSKPPETINDEEIHPPIIEAEEVIKDMSYVNENNESDYTESLNIVEFFEDKNINLIQIVEEEDNNGCTRGYSFNELLEDDEPERYEEERSRSYEPENYPLTSIDYVKREEYEELKKELSRYREDSIKKGSSSDKSEINNKDNRIKVKNNKKRENTEDSGISLPGRADKNIADMTRMTDVSLGKAPKDRIFEVGGIKGPQMPREKSDVARVGEKISIGSTAFKANDRSFSTGNFSAGSKQRPSENSFGGGNLSAGSKQRPSENSFGGGSLSAGSKQRPSENSFAGGSLSAGSKQRPNDSAFAGSVISVAKVKKANDNSISGRIISVRQNIVPKDSGNFKVGSKIKKPKELLSDGVKIGSNTRPKELLSDNMRLSGGIKKPKELLSGGVKIGSNPGPKELLSGGVKIRGEISGRNERNTRKNDNINGNIFDQETSGSKRENNLEEINTEQKSNNNRKKEETGKNKGNRSDISWI